The following proteins come from a genomic window of Streptomyces sp. Sge12:
- a CDS encoding GNAT family N-acetyltransferase produces MSSTAPSFPDRIELTGEGLVLRDWTETDLAAMPALFDHPDVAYWTPIVSPFDDEAARTRLDRARKLRTEGTALLLAITVDGGAPLGEVMLKRAPEGTELGYALGPAHRGRGLAARAVRVMAAYAFEQLDVDRVILELEAENAASVGVATRAGFRLLDVPLITGEEKGRSYVLQTWGLDRP; encoded by the coding sequence ATGAGCAGCACCGCGCCGTCGTTTCCCGACCGGATCGAGCTGACGGGCGAGGGCCTGGTCCTGCGCGACTGGACGGAGACGGACCTGGCCGCGATGCCCGCGCTGTTCGACCACCCCGACGTCGCCTACTGGACGCCGATCGTCTCCCCCTTCGACGACGAGGCGGCCCGTACTCGCCTGGACCGGGCCCGGAAGCTGCGTACGGAGGGCACGGCCCTGCTGCTCGCCATCACCGTCGACGGCGGCGCCCCGCTCGGCGAGGTGATGCTGAAGCGCGCCCCCGAGGGCACCGAGCTCGGCTACGCGCTCGGCCCGGCACACCGGGGCCGGGGGCTGGCCGCCCGGGCGGTGCGGGTGATGGCTGCGTATGCCTTCGAGCAGCTGGACGTGGACCGGGTGATCCTGGAGCTGGAGGCCGAGAACGCGGCCAGCGTCGGGGTCGCCACCCGTGCCGGATTCCGACTCCTCGACGTCCCGTTGATCACGGGCGAGGAGAAGGGCCGCTCGTACGTGCTTCAGACCTGGGGCCTCGACCGCCCCTGA
- a CDS encoding SpoIIE family protein phosphatase, translating into MQKDPAASSDEGASAEVLALAKVVARLRAEVADLEGLGSLTAVLERAKGVLMAREGLSADEAYEALVERAGHRGGTLMEECWITLGGIRSRPSGPAGTAGTAGTAGTAEASWPAGPTAPDPKAPGPVTSGRGPAPDGARSVFDPDRYLTVGHGDKGTRALLAGLAVSLADARTTADAAALLHEALRRPVGVDGVMIYTLDGAGRLKLIGHSGIDEVLAAQWQDVPPLVGVAALEVINSGEPRWLEDPARDAVTYQLIGPPERWPTRAWIPVAGEERVTGAVGFFRKLRAPFGEGERALLQQAVRLCGGSLRVFERRTTSPADPEVAAVQRIFDTVSGAAILLAPVRSPRGEVEDYRIEAAAPDSVDVAGRRGKELVGRRVLETYPTVAGTPLWQGYLDALETGTTYDGEPFSYREVIAGVPETSVYSVRAARLGGRLIVSWVRHDTAAREIRRLTTMQRLGNLGWADWNLATDTIEWSDQVYAIFDRATDRGPMRLEELPKHLVPDDLPKLAGAVQRLLGEGSPIDHTFRIGTASGIRHVRIVAEAETDAYGAPVEVHGFFQDLTPQRDTELALRESERAVLVQRGVLQAERAIAARLQHALLPIPEQSIELVGLCVDIAYMPQDTGVNVGGDWYSAIELPDKSALFVVGDVAGHGLDAVGAMAQLRFTAKGMIITGSALPDAMRRLNTLLLHTAADQTATTATMIMARYRPAERRLAWVRAGHLPPLLIRGGEARFLPLPEGNLLGASFDSVYVEETLQLEPGDHLLLYTDGLIEVPGETVDRGLARLAEAAATAMGGGFTEPLAQLLASLHPAGRDDVCVLDIKLPSDAE; encoded by the coding sequence GTGCAGAAGGATCCTGCGGCGTCGAGCGATGAGGGTGCATCGGCCGAGGTGCTCGCCCTGGCCAAGGTCGTGGCCAGGCTCCGGGCCGAGGTGGCGGACCTGGAAGGCCTCGGCTCCCTCACCGCCGTGCTCGAACGCGCCAAGGGCGTCCTGATGGCCCGGGAGGGCCTGTCGGCCGACGAGGCGTACGAGGCGCTGGTCGAACGGGCCGGGCACCGGGGCGGCACCCTGATGGAAGAATGCTGGATCACCCTCGGCGGAATCCGATCGAGGCCGTCGGGACCGGCAGGGACAGCAGGGACGGCAGGGACGGCAGGGACGGCAGAGGCATCGTGGCCGGCGGGGCCCACCGCACCGGATCCGAAGGCCCCCGGGCCCGTAACGAGCGGCCGCGGTCCGGCCCCGGACGGCGCCCGGTCGGTATTCGACCCGGACCGCTACCTCACCGTCGGTCACGGCGACAAGGGCACCCGCGCGCTCCTCGCCGGCCTGGCCGTCTCCCTGGCCGACGCCCGGACCACCGCGGATGCCGCGGCGCTGCTGCACGAGGCGCTGCGCCGCCCCGTGGGCGTGGACGGCGTGATGATCTACACGCTGGACGGGGCCGGGCGGCTCAAGCTCATCGGCCATTCCGGGATCGACGAGGTACTCGCCGCGCAGTGGCAGGACGTCCCCCCGCTTGTCGGTGTCGCCGCCCTGGAGGTGATCAACTCCGGCGAGCCGCGATGGCTGGAGGATCCGGCCCGGGACGCCGTCACGTACCAGCTCATCGGGCCGCCGGAGCGGTGGCCCACCCGTGCGTGGATCCCCGTAGCGGGCGAGGAGCGGGTCACCGGCGCCGTCGGATTCTTCCGGAAGCTCCGCGCCCCGTTCGGCGAGGGCGAGCGGGCCCTGCTCCAGCAGGCCGTGCGGCTGTGCGGCGGCTCCCTGCGGGTCTTCGAAAGACGCACCACCTCACCGGCGGACCCGGAGGTGGCCGCGGTCCAGAGGATCTTCGACACCGTCTCCGGCGCGGCCATCCTCCTCGCACCCGTGCGTTCGCCGCGCGGCGAGGTGGAGGACTACCGCATCGAGGCGGCCGCCCCGGACTCGGTGGACGTGGCGGGCCGCCGCGGCAAGGAGCTGGTGGGCCGGCGGGTCCTGGAGACCTATCCGACCGTGGCGGGCACCCCGTTGTGGCAGGGCTACCTCGACGCCCTGGAAACCGGAACCACCTATGACGGCGAGCCGTTCTCGTACCGCGAAGTGATCGCGGGGGTTCCCGAGACCTCCGTGTACTCGGTCCGGGCCGCGCGGCTCGGCGGCCGGCTGATCGTCTCGTGGGTGCGCCACGACACCGCAGCCCGCGAGATCCGCCGGCTGACCACCATGCAGCGGCTGGGCAACCTCGGCTGGGCCGACTGGAATCTGGCCACGGACACCATCGAGTGGTCCGACCAGGTGTACGCCATCTTCGACCGCGCGACCGACCGGGGGCCCATGCGGCTGGAGGAACTCCCGAAGCACCTCGTACCGGACGACCTGCCGAAACTCGCCGGCGCCGTCCAACGGCTGCTGGGCGAGGGGTCCCCGATCGACCACACCTTCCGCATCGGCACCGCGAGCGGGATCCGGCACGTACGCATCGTCGCCGAAGCCGAGACGGACGCCTACGGTGCCCCCGTCGAAGTGCACGGATTCTTCCAGGACCTCACCCCCCAGCGGGACACCGAGCTGGCCCTGCGGGAGAGCGAGCGGGCCGTCCTCGTCCAGCGGGGCGTGCTCCAGGCCGAACGGGCCATCGCTGCACGCCTCCAGCACGCGCTGCTGCCGATCCCCGAGCAGTCGATCGAGCTGGTCGGGCTGTGCGTCGACATCGCCTACATGCCCCAGGACACCGGAGTGAACGTCGGCGGCGACTGGTACAGCGCCATCGAACTCCCCGACAAGAGCGCCCTCTTCGTCGTCGGAGACGTCGCGGGCCATGGCCTCGACGCGGTCGGGGCCATGGCCCAGCTGCGATTCACCGCCAAAGGCATGATCATCACCGGCTCGGCGCTCCCCGATGCCATGAGACGGCTCAACACCCTCCTCCTGCACACGGCCGCCGACCAGACCGCCACCACGGCCACCATGATCATGGCGCGTTACCGGCCGGCGGAGCGGCGCCTGGCCTGGGTGCGGGCCGGGCATCTGCCGCCCCTGTTGATCCGCGGCGGCGAGGCGCGCTTCCTGCCCCTGCCGGAGGGCAACCTCCTCGGCGCGTCCTTCGACTCGGTGTACGTGGAGGAGACGCTCCAGCTGGAGCCCGGCGACCACCTTCTCCTCTACACCGACGGCCTCATCGAGGTACCGGGGGAGACGGTGGACCGCGGGCTCGCCCGGCTCGCCGAGGCCGCCGCCACGGCCATGGGCGGGGGATTCACCGAACCGCTGGCGCAGCTCCTGGCCTCCCTCCACCCCGCCGGCCGCGACGACGTGTGCGTCCTGGACATCAAGTTGCCGTCGGACGCCGAATGA
- a CDS encoding class I SAM-dependent methyltransferase: MSVQQYDAIGEAFEGFKALPLTRFGEVPSFLGMVGDVRGKSILDLACGTGFYSREFKRRGATDVFGVDISVEMIAAAQDIEQRDPLGVRYEVGDVAELRPLERRFDIALGVQCLNYAEDIAGLERMCRNVHRSLVPGGEFFVFAQKPDYRFDCASLDTYGFLCEPTGEETELGPRVQVTALLDPQPISILGTALRREVYEDSLRAAGFSELKWVPIQVSEAGVREFGQDFWADLLASPPLEMLRCRA, encoded by the coding sequence GTGAGCGTGCAACAGTACGACGCGATCGGCGAGGCGTTCGAGGGGTTCAAGGCTCTGCCGCTGACGCGCTTCGGGGAGGTACCGAGCTTCCTGGGCATGGTCGGTGACGTGCGCGGAAAGTCGATTCTCGACCTGGCCTGCGGTACCGGTTTCTACAGCCGGGAGTTCAAGCGCCGCGGCGCCACGGATGTCTTCGGTGTCGACATCTCCGTCGAGATGATCGCCGCCGCCCAGGACATCGAGCAGCGCGACCCGCTGGGCGTGCGGTACGAGGTCGGCGATGTGGCCGAGCTGCGGCCTCTCGAACGGCGATTCGACATCGCGCTGGGCGTGCAGTGCCTCAACTACGCGGAGGACATCGCGGGGTTGGAGCGGATGTGCCGCAACGTCCACCGGAGCCTGGTACCGGGCGGGGAGTTCTTCGTGTTCGCCCAGAAGCCGGACTACCGCTTCGACTGCGCGTCCCTCGACACGTACGGCTTCCTCTGCGAGCCGACCGGCGAGGAGACCGAGCTGGGTCCACGGGTGCAGGTCACGGCGCTGCTCGACCCGCAGCCGATCAGCATCCTCGGCACGGCCCTGCGCCGCGAGGTCTACGAGGACTCCCTGCGGGCGGCCGGGTTCAGCGAGCTGAAGTGGGTTCCGATCCAGGTGTCCGAAGCCGGTGTCCGTGAGTTCGGCCAGGACTTCTGGGCGGACCTCCTCGCGAGCCCGCCACTGGAAATGCTGCGCTGCCGCGCCTGA
- a CDS encoding adenosine deaminase family protein, giving the protein MIPSHLIGALSALALLAPPSAYAASAPAVAPASGPDRPGDFFADLPKGGDLHNHLSGAVTTEFLIELAAGDGLCITTDTTTAVPPPCGAGTRPAGDAVTDAAFRQQVIRAWSMQDFPADGNGHDHFFATFGKFGEVTWRHPGRMLAEVAGSAARQNQFYLETMISPASGQARTLADRVGYDADLDRMHDKLLAAGALDAVVRQARADADSTDVEFRAAAHCDTPRPEAACSLPYRWISQVARAGTPERVFTQMALGMRLAERDPRFVAVNLVQPEDDPVALRDYRLHMRMLNYLKTQYPKAHITLHAGELVPGLVKPEDLTFHIREAAQTGRAERIGHGVSVLHEDRWESLMRYMAERRIAVEVPFHSNEQILRVSGDAHPFATYRRHGVPVVLATDDPGVSRIEITDEYRRAAEMYGLGYPELRDLARASLEHSFLPGRGLWNRDVRTGYRPIGACAGERQGAERPGERCARFLKSSPKAQVEWRQEAAFQRFEGVHARTTRPGSH; this is encoded by the coding sequence GTGATCCCATCCCACTTGATCGGTGCGCTTTCCGCCCTCGCCCTGCTCGCACCCCCCTCCGCCTACGCGGCCTCCGCCCCCGCCGTGGCCCCGGCTTCCGGCCCCGACCGGCCGGGGGACTTCTTCGCCGACCTCCCCAAGGGCGGTGACCTGCACAACCATCTGTCCGGCGCGGTCACCACCGAGTTCCTGATCGAACTCGCCGCCGGGGACGGCCTGTGCATCACCACCGACACCACCACCGCCGTGCCCCCGCCGTGCGGGGCGGGCACCCGGCCCGCCGGCGATGCCGTCACCGATGCGGCGTTCCGCCAGCAGGTCATCCGAGCCTGGTCGATGCAGGACTTCCCGGCCGACGGCAACGGCCACGACCACTTCTTCGCGACCTTCGGCAAGTTCGGGGAGGTGACCTGGCGGCACCCGGGCCGGATGCTCGCGGAGGTCGCGGGCTCCGCCGCCCGGCAGAACCAGTTCTACCTGGAGACCATGATCTCCCCGGCCTCCGGCCAGGCCCGGACACTCGCCGACCGGGTCGGATACGACGCCGACCTCGACCGCATGCACGACAAGCTGCTGGCCGCGGGCGCCCTGGACGCCGTCGTCCGGCAGGCCCGCGCCGACGCCGACAGCACCGACGTGGAGTTCCGCGCGGCCGCGCACTGCGACACCCCGCGGCCCGAAGCGGCGTGCTCCCTGCCGTACCGCTGGATCTCCCAGGTCGCCCGCGCCGGTACCCCGGAGCGGGTGTTCACCCAGATGGCCCTCGGCATGCGGCTGGCCGAGCGCGACCCGCGCTTCGTCGCCGTCAACCTGGTGCAGCCGGAGGACGACCCGGTCGCCCTGCGCGACTACCGCCTGCACATGCGGATGCTGAACTACTTGAAGACCCAGTACCCGAAGGCGCACATCACGCTGCACGCGGGCGAGCTGGTACCCGGGCTGGTCAAGCCGGAGGACCTCACCTTCCACATCCGGGAGGCCGCCCAGACGGGCCGCGCCGAGCGGATCGGACACGGGGTGTCCGTCCTGCACGAGGACCGGTGGGAGTCGCTCATGCGCTACATGGCCGAGCGGCGGATCGCGGTCGAGGTCCCGTTCCACAGCAATGAGCAGATCCTGCGCGTCTCCGGCGACGCGCACCCCTTCGCCACGTACCGCCGTCACGGCGTACCGGTCGTCCTCGCCACCGACGACCCGGGGGTGTCGCGGATCGAGATCACCGACGAGTACCGCCGGGCCGCCGAGATGTACGGGCTCGGCTACCCGGAGCTGAGGGACCTGGCCCGGGCCTCCCTGGAGCACTCGTTCCTGCCCGGCCGGGGCCTGTGGAACCGTGACGTGCGCACCGGCTACCGGCCGATCGGCGCGTGCGCCGGCGAGCGCCAGGGCGCCGAGCGTCCGGGCGAGCGGTGTGCCCGTTTCCTGAAGTCCAGCCCGAAGGCGCAGGTCGAGTGGCGGCAGGAGGCGGCCTTCCAGCGCTTCGAGGGCGTCCACGCCCGGACCACCCGCCCCGGCTCGCACTGA
- a CDS encoding ATP-binding protein, which yields MTPTNRQPQRHLDLPADVSAAGRARDATYRFLSGIGDREHPVHPAAVDAAALIVTELVTNAVRHTDGPCSLDLAVHEGLLDIDVTDTSSVSPVTRLPHLNGSGGWGWILVRHIAHDVSVMPTSTGGKRIHVSVAVAG from the coding sequence ATGACGCCCACGAACCGACAACCGCAGCGTCATCTCGACCTGCCGGCGGACGTCAGCGCCGCCGGCAGGGCCCGTGACGCGACCTACCGGTTCCTGTCCGGCATCGGCGACCGGGAGCACCCGGTGCACCCGGCCGCCGTGGACGCCGCGGCCCTGATCGTGACCGAGCTCGTCACAAACGCGGTCCGGCACACCGACGGCCCCTGCAGTCTCGATCTCGCCGTGCACGAGGGGCTGCTCGACATCGATGTGACCGACACCAGCTCGGTGTCGCCCGTGACCCGGCTGCCGCACCTCAACGGGAGCGGCGGCTGGGGCTGGATCCTCGTCCGGCACATCGCACATGACGTCAGCGTCATGCCCACGTCCACCGGCGGAAAGCGCATCCACGTCTCCGTGGCCGTCGCCGGGTGA
- a CDS encoding glutaredoxin domain-containing protein encodes MMRAWILPVLLVVCGSLLAAALAARGESAAAVPLLLLFVLVAGVHSPLAFPRSIGAAEAQRRSALDGRPVVYWRAGCPYCLRLRTRLGRDAGRLHWVDIWRDPAGAAAVRAVNDGNETVPTVVVDGRPHTNPDPAWVREQLAPRPRG; translated from the coding sequence ATGATGCGCGCGTGGATCCTGCCGGTGTTGCTCGTGGTGTGCGGTTCGCTCCTTGCGGCCGCACTGGCCGCAAGGGGTGAGTCCGCAGCCGCCGTTCCCCTGCTGCTGCTGTTCGTCCTCGTCGCGGGCGTGCACTCGCCGCTGGCGTTCCCGCGGTCGATCGGCGCGGCAGAGGCGCAGCGCCGCAGCGCGCTCGACGGCCGGCCGGTCGTCTACTGGCGTGCGGGCTGCCCGTACTGCCTCCGGCTGCGAACCCGCTTGGGTCGCGACGCCGGTCGGTTGCACTGGGTCGACATCTGGCGCGACCCGGCCGGGGCTGCGGCGGTCAGGGCGGTCAACGACGGCAACGAGACGGTGCCGACCGTCGTGGTGGACGGTCGGCCGCACACCAACCCCGATCCGGCATGGGTGCGCGAACAGCTCGCTCCCCGCCCCCGCGGCTGA
- a CDS encoding hemerythrin domain-containing protein, with protein sequence MGHGGDVIAELTFDHQEVEDFFKHIQELPSGDPRRKRYADKLTIELVRHSVAEEEYLYPAVREHLPDGDAIADKELEDHAAAERIMKDLEGCKADDPRFDGLVDTLMTEIRAHVADEEGSLFPRLRAACSADTLAGLGDKVRSAKKTAPTRPHPSAPDKPPANKLLAPGVGLVDRLRDAMSGRGKDA encoded by the coding sequence ATGGGACACGGCGGTGACGTCATCGCAGAGCTGACCTTCGACCACCAAGAGGTCGAGGATTTCTTCAAGCACATCCAGGAGCTGCCCTCCGGGGATCCCCGCAGGAAGCGCTACGCGGACAAGCTGACCATCGAGCTGGTCCGGCACTCCGTGGCCGAGGAGGAGTACCTGTACCCGGCCGTACGTGAGCATCTGCCCGACGGGGACGCCATCGCGGACAAGGAGTTGGAGGACCACGCGGCGGCGGAGCGGATCATGAAGGACCTCGAGGGGTGCAAGGCCGACGACCCCCGGTTCGACGGTCTGGTCGACACGCTCATGACCGAGATCCGGGCGCATGTGGCCGACGAGGAGGGCAGCCTCTTCCCCCGGCTCCGCGCCGCGTGCTCGGCCGACACGCTGGCCGGACTCGGGGACAAGGTGCGCTCGGCCAAGAAGACCGCGCCCACCCGGCCCCATCCGTCCGCCCCGGACAAGCCCCCGGCCAACAAGCTCCTCGCGCCCGGGGTCGGCCTCGTCGACCGCCTCCGCGACGCGATGAGCGGACGCGGAAAGGACGCCTGA
- a CDS encoding GNAT family N-acetyltransferase, translated as MTDLVIRALDESDAHLFDAHPDPLNARAAHERTTHRPQWKRVALRDGTVVARGAWWGGPDDEQPVNLNWFDVAEGEAEAGAELLRSAPWQVELELNLPGDWREHPDLAAAAETRFAAARAAGYELLVERFLYRWTPERGLPDRPGRLRFTPEPDDAVFFDALRRIHAATLDAHSLKAIGEGGLDQAAREELEFFHWCPSPREWWQLAHTPEGELAGIHIPAHNPSGPTIGFIGVLPEHRGRGYAYDLLAECTHFLVEHGAEAVTGATDRGNFPMAANFTKAGFPVVRERINFHPTAEAVS; from the coding sequence GTGACCGATCTGGTCATCCGCGCGCTCGACGAGAGCGACGCCCACCTGTTCGACGCACACCCCGACCCGCTGAACGCCCGCGCCGCGCACGAGCGGACCACGCACCGCCCCCAGTGGAAGCGCGTGGCGCTGCGCGACGGCACCGTCGTCGCCCGCGGCGCCTGGTGGGGCGGCCCCGACGACGAGCAACCCGTCAACCTCAACTGGTTCGACGTCGCCGAGGGAGAGGCGGAGGCCGGCGCCGAACTCCTGCGCTCCGCCCCGTGGCAGGTCGAACTCGAACTCAACCTGCCCGGCGACTGGCGCGAGCACCCCGACCTGGCCGCCGCCGCCGAAACCCGCTTCGCCGCCGCCCGGGCGGCCGGGTACGAGCTCCTGGTGGAACGCTTCCTGTACCGCTGGACCCCCGAGCGCGGACTGCCCGACCGGCCCGGGCGCCTGCGCTTCACCCCCGAGCCCGACGACGCGGTCTTCTTCGACGCGCTGCGCCGCATCCACGCGGCCACGCTGGACGCCCACTCACTGAAGGCCATCGGTGAGGGCGGCCTCGACCAGGCCGCGCGCGAGGAACTCGAATTCTTCCACTGGTGCCCGTCCCCGCGTGAGTGGTGGCAACTCGCCCACACCCCCGAGGGCGAACTGGCCGGCATCCACATCCCGGCCCACAACCCCTCCGGACCGACCATCGGCTTCATCGGCGTCCTGCCCGAACACCGCGGCCGCGGCTACGCCTACGACCTCCTCGCGGAGTGCACCCACTTCCTGGTGGAACACGGCGCCGAGGCCGTCACCGGAGCCACGGACCGGGGGAACTTCCCGATGGCCGCCAACTTCACCAAGGCCGGCTTCCCCGTGGTGCGCGAGCGCATCAACTTCCACCCCACCGCCGAGGCCGTCTCCTAG
- a CDS encoding acyl-CoA dehydrogenase family protein, which produces MRGLPGDGTQLGTPAGLAADPLVGAVAHVASAVLRPEAERTAVEGVSRAHLDELARSGAHGILGYEPSPAGGCTRKQVVREVHEILAAVDPSTWFVYTQHFGLVKALSKSPNAALRERWLPDLASGAKQATAGFAYLRHPRPPVSAEPCEEGWRLRGRVPWMTGWGITDVAVLGAVTADDRALFVRVDCAPGRGAGPGPGRGLFAVESPPLWAMGATHTAAVELRDVVVPPDDVISSGPRSEWARSYDLENANTNPAVFGHLRAAVDLLLAAAPRAGAAYEDLAHRLAQEGARLRTEAYALRDELAPEEEVPARIENRAAALDLGVRAATACVAATGGRAVQYGNTAGRLAREAMFHLIQAQTPQLREATAEMTLRRI; this is translated from the coding sequence TTGCGAGGGTTACCGGGCGACGGGACGCAGTTGGGGACGCCGGCGGGCCTGGCGGCCGATCCACTGGTCGGGGCGGTGGCCCACGTCGCGAGCGCCGTACTGCGGCCCGAGGCCGAGCGCACCGCCGTGGAGGGCGTTTCGCGTGCCCATCTGGACGAACTGGCCCGCAGCGGCGCGCACGGGATCCTCGGGTACGAGCCCTCGCCGGCCGGCGGTTGCACCAGGAAGCAGGTGGTCCGCGAGGTCCACGAGATCCTCGCCGCCGTCGATCCGTCCACCTGGTTCGTCTACACCCAGCACTTCGGCCTCGTGAAGGCACTGTCCAAGAGTCCCAACGCCGCGCTGCGCGAGCGCTGGCTGCCCGACCTGGCGTCGGGCGCGAAGCAGGCCACGGCCGGTTTCGCGTACCTGCGCCATCCGCGGCCGCCCGTGTCCGCGGAGCCGTGCGAGGAGGGCTGGCGGCTGCGCGGCCGGGTGCCCTGGATGACCGGCTGGGGCATCACGGACGTGGCGGTCCTCGGCGCCGTCACCGCCGACGACCGGGCCCTGTTCGTGCGCGTCGACTGCGCGCCGGGACGGGGGGCGGGGCCGGGGCCGGGCCGGGGTCTGTTCGCCGTGGAGTCGCCACCGCTGTGGGCGATGGGCGCGACCCATACGGCGGCCGTGGAGCTGCGGGACGTCGTCGTACCGCCGGACGACGTGATCTCGTCGGGGCCCAGGTCCGAGTGGGCCCGGTCCTACGATCTGGAGAACGCCAACACCAACCCGGCCGTCTTCGGCCATCTGCGCGCGGCCGTCGACCTGCTGCTGGCCGCCGCACCCCGGGCCGGAGCCGCGTACGAGGACCTGGCCCACCGGCTGGCGCAGGAGGGGGCCCGGCTGCGCACCGAGGCGTACGCCCTGCGCGACGAGCTGGCCCCCGAGGAGGAGGTGCCGGCCCGGATCGAGAACCGGGCCGCGGCGCTGGACCTGGGGGTGCGGGCCGCCACCGCCTGTGTGGCGGCGACCGGGGGGCGCGCCGTCCAGTACGGGAACACGGCGGGCCGCCTCGCCCGGGAGGCCATGTTCCACCTGATCCAGGCTCAGACCCCGCAACTGCGGGAGGCCACGGCCGAGATGACGCTCCGAAGGATCTGA
- the zwf gene encoding glucose-6-phosphate dehydrogenase has product MTQPAPSPAPSPADHVIVVFGATGDLARRKLLPGLFHLAKAGLMPRRYRIVGSAPAAEALSDDAFRAHAREAVAEFGRSRPEGPAWQEFESALSFGAAGPGASEPLVTAVREAERALGGTPRRLFHLAVPPVAFTSMVELLGATGLAQGARVIVEKPFGTDLASARALNAAIHAVFDESRVFRIDHFLGKEAVDNILALRFANGLFEPLWNREHISHVQIDVPEQIDIQGRAHFFEGTGTFRDMIVTHLFQLLGFVAMEPPVTFDAQSLRDEQVKVFRSMRPLDPAHVVRGQYTGYRAEPGVDPASDTETFAALRVEIDNWRWAGVPFHLRSGKALAQGRHVVTLGLREPVLGMFPLDARAAAFGRGNQLVIDFADPGSVAARFLVKEPGPSMQLAEAEMAFGYRGSFTADNSLEGYEHLLLEAMLGDQSFFTRSDGIERLWEVSAPLLESPAPVEPYAPGSWGPERIDALVAPYRWHLPDTN; this is encoded by the coding sequence ATGACCCAGCCCGCCCCGTCCCCCGCGCCGAGCCCGGCGGACCACGTCATCGTGGTCTTCGGCGCCACCGGCGACCTGGCCCGCCGCAAACTGCTGCCCGGGCTGTTCCATCTCGCCAAGGCGGGGCTGATGCCGCGGCGCTACCGCATCGTGGGCTCCGCCCCGGCGGCCGAGGCCCTCAGCGACGACGCGTTCCGCGCGCACGCGCGGGAGGCCGTCGCCGAGTTCGGCCGCTCCCGTCCCGAGGGTCCCGCCTGGCAGGAGTTCGAGTCCGCCCTGTCCTTCGGTGCGGCCGGCCCGGGCGCGTCCGAGCCCCTGGTGACCGCGGTGCGCGAGGCCGAGCGGGCGCTCGGAGGCACTCCGCGACGGCTCTTCCACCTCGCCGTCCCCCCGGTCGCCTTCACCTCCATGGTCGAGCTCCTCGGCGCCACGGGACTCGCCCAAGGGGCCCGGGTCATCGTCGAGAAGCCCTTCGGCACCGACCTCGCGTCCGCCCGCGCGCTCAACGCGGCCATCCACGCCGTCTTCGACGAGTCCCGGGTGTTCCGCATCGACCACTTCCTCGGCAAGGAGGCAGTGGACAATATCCTCGCCCTGCGGTTCGCCAACGGTCTGTTCGAACCGCTCTGGAACCGCGAACACATCAGCCACGTGCAGATCGACGTGCCCGAGCAGATCGACATCCAGGGCCGCGCGCACTTCTTCGAGGGCACCGGAACCTTCCGCGACATGATCGTCACCCACCTGTTCCAGCTGCTGGGCTTCGTCGCGATGGAGCCGCCGGTGACCTTCGACGCCCAGTCGCTGCGGGACGAGCAGGTGAAGGTCTTCCGGAGCATGCGGCCGCTGGACCCGGCGCACGTCGTCCGCGGGCAGTACACCGGCTACCGCGCCGAGCCCGGCGTCGATCCGGCCTCGGACACCGAGACCTTCGCGGCCCTGCGCGTCGAGATCGACAACTGGCGCTGGGCCGGGGTCCCCTTCCACCTGCGCTCCGGCAAGGCGCTCGCCCAGGGGCGGCACGTCGTCACCCTGGGCCTGCGCGAGCCCGTCCTCGGCATGTTCCCGCTGGACGCGCGTGCGGCGGCCTTCGGCCGGGGGAACCAACTCGTCATCGACTTCGCCGATCCCGGCTCCGTCGCCGCCCGCTTCCTCGTCAAGGAGCCCGGCCCGTCCATGCAGCTCGCCGAGGCCGAAATGGCCTTCGGCTACCGCGGCTCCTTCACCGCCGACAACTCCCTGGAGGGCTACGAGCACCTCCTGCTGGAGGCCATGCTCGGCGACCAGTCCTTCTTCACGCGGTCCGACGGGATCGAGCGCCTCTGGGAGGTGTCGGCCCCGCTGCTGGAATCGCCCGCGCCCGTGGAACCGTACGCTCCGGGAAGCTGGGGTCCCGAGCGGATCGACGCGCTGGTCGCCCCCTACCGCTGGCATCTTCCCGACACGAACTGA